The Haloplanus sp. GDY1 genomic sequence CCACCGACGAGGCCGGCGACGCCGAGGACGACGATTCCGAGGACTGCACCGAGCGCGACCGGTAGGCTGAACTCCATGCGTGACGGGAAGTGCTGGAGCACAATAGCATCGTCGCGACGGCGCCGCCGTCAGTCGCCGGCCGGAAACTTCCGACCACCGTCGGTGCCGACGGAGAGCGGGTCGTCCTGCCACTCGATGTCGAGGCTGTAGCGGGGGAGGTAGGGAGCCAGGTCGGCCGCCGACACGACGCCCCGGTAGCCCTCGTCGGTCACGACCGGCAGGTGCTTCACGCCCGCGGTCCGCATGCGCTCGGCGGCCTCACACACCGTCGAGTCCGGCGAAATCGTCGTCACCGGCGCCGACATGATCGCCCGAACGGCCGGCCGGTCGGCCGTCTCCGCGACCATCGCCACCAGATCGGAGTCGGTGACGACGCCGACGACGTCCCCGTCCGCGAGGACCGGGAGGGCCGACACCGTCGCTCGACGGAGGTACGCCGCCGCCGCGGACGCGGACGTCCCGGGCGAAATCGTGGGCGGTTCGCGGAGGCCGACGGCGTCGACGGTCGTTCGGATCATCCGTGCGACACGATACCGATCGACGGCATAAAACCTTGGTGGACATACACGTTACTAGTGATAATATTCCTAATAGATTCGTCGCTATACGTCGGTTCGGCGTTCGTATCGTGGTCGAATCGCTCGTATTTTCGGACGTTCGGTTTCCACTTCACCGATCCGAGGGGGACGCAGGGGCCGGTCGGC encodes the following:
- a CDS encoding CBS domain-containing protein — its product is MIRTTVDAVGLREPPTISPGTSASAAAAYLRRATVSALPVLADGDVVGVVTDSDLVAMVAETADRPAVRAIMSAPVTTISPDSTVCEAAERMRTAGVKHLPVVTDEGYRGVVSAADLAPYLPRYSLDIEWQDDPLSVGTDGGRKFPAGD